A single genomic interval of Oreochromis aureus strain Israel breed Guangdong linkage group 12, ZZ_aureus, whole genome shotgun sequence harbors:
- the gadd45ga gene encoding growth arrest and DNA-damage-inducible, gamma a: protein MTLEEIHGQENTMENADRVQSAGAALEELLIAAKKQDYLTVGVYESAKVMNVDPDSVAFCILATDEEYECDIALQIHFTLIQAFCFDNDINVVRVNDIDRLADLVGADETGEPKDAHCILVTSPSANPWKDPALDKLSVFCEERRSVYDWVPTITLPER, encoded by the exons ATGACTCTGGAAGAGATTCACGGACAAGAGAACACAATGGAAAACGCTGATAG gGTGCAAAGTGCAGGCGCAGCCCTGGAGGAGCTGCTGATCGCTGCTAAGAAGCAGGACTACCTGACAGTTGGAGTTTACGAATCTGCAAAAGTCATGAATGT TGACCCAGACAGCGTGGCGTTCTGCATTCTCGCCACCGACGAGGAATACGAGTGTGACATTGCTCTTCAGATCCACTTCACTCTCATCCAGGCGTTCTGCTTTGACAACGACATCAACGTGGTGCGTGTCAATGATATCGACCGCCTGGCCGACCTCGTGGGTGCAGATGAAACAGGCGAGCCCAAGGACGCACACTGCATTCTTGTCACG AGCCCTAGTGCAAACCCATGGAAAGACCCTGCTCTGGACAAGCTGAGTGTGTTCTGTGAGGAAAGGCGCAGTGTGTATGACTGGGTGCCCACCATCACTCTCCCAGAGCGCTGA